In the Corynebacterium gerontici genome, one interval contains:
- a CDS encoding response regulator: MIRVLLADDHEIVRLGLRAVLESESDIEVIGEVATADAAVAAAQAGGIDVILMDLRFGPGMTGTRMTNGADATAEIKRTMEKPPHVLVVTNYDTDADILGAIEAGALGYLLKDAPPEELIAAVRSAAEGDSTLSPTVANRLMTRVRTPRTSLTPRELEVLKLVAGGSSNRDIGHTLLLSEATVKSHLVHIYDKLGVRSRTSAVAMAREQGVL, encoded by the coding sequence ATGATCCGCGTGTTGCTTGCAGATGATCATGAGATCGTCAGGCTTGGTTTGAGGGCCGTGTTGGAAAGCGAAAGTGACATTGAGGTGATCGGTGAGGTCGCCACGGCGGATGCTGCGGTTGCCGCAGCGCAGGCTGGGGGCATTGATGTGATTCTGATGGATCTTCGCTTCGGCCCTGGCATGACCGGCACGCGCATGACCAATGGTGCTGACGCCACCGCAGAAATCAAGCGCACGATGGAAAAGCCACCGCATGTGCTGGTGGTGACCAACTATGACACGGACGCCGATATCCTCGGCGCCATTGAGGCCGGTGCTTTGGGCTACTTGCTCAAAGACGCGCCACCGGAGGAACTCATCGCCGCTGTGCGCTCTGCTGCTGAGGGCGATTCAACGCTTTCGCCCACGGTGGCCAACAGGTTGATGACCCGCGTGCGTACCCCACGCACTTCGTTGACCCCCCGCGAGCTTGAGGTGCTTAAATTGGTTGCCGGTGGCTCCTCGAACCGCGATATCGGGCATACGTTGCTCTTGTCTGAGGCCACGGTCAAGAGCCACTTGGTGCACATTTATGACAAGTTGGGTGTGCGTTCGCGTACCTCTGCGGTGGCGATGGCGCGCGAACAAGGCGTGCTCTAA
- a CDS encoding DUF6474 family protein — MGLLKKIRKARRKAKVEAKAAKTRAKHEVKQASKLKHHQNKLLAKHEQKLVKAEQKGLKAKRKHERELAKTKLEQMKAGKFNKDNVIRYTGAARTLAPFALPLVYKGVVWLREQLDKQRAQQLGVKVEHLDHYTGHGAPLRARIAGMRETLDEADLPRGFEQDAEERLDDLEAAVNNAENMTTEMRTRSHRSIAQDLDELARNIELKLRG, encoded by the coding sequence ATGGGACTTTTGAAAAAAATCCGCAAGGCCCGCCGCAAGGCCAAGGTTGAGGCGAAGGCAGCAAAGACGCGCGCCAAGCATGAAGTAAAGCAAGCTTCCAAGCTCAAGCACCACCAAAACAAGCTGTTGGCTAAGCACGAGCAGAAGCTGGTCAAGGCAGAACAAAAGGGTCTCAAGGCCAAGCGTAAGCATGAACGCGAGCTGGCAAAAACCAAGCTTGAACAGATGAAGGCCGGCAAGTTTAACAAGGACAACGTGATCCGCTACACCGGTGCCGCCCGAACCCTAGCCCCCTTCGCACTGCCCCTGGTGTACAAGGGCGTGGTGTGGCTGCGTGAACAGCTTGATAAGCAGCGCGCACAACAGCTCGGGGTGAAAGTTGAGCACCTGGACCACTACACCGGCCACGGCGCACCGCTACGCGCCCGCATCGCCGGGATGCGCGAAACCCTCGACGAAGCCGATCTACCGCGTGGATTCGAGCAAGACGCAGAGGAACGCCTCGACGACCTCGAAGCTGCCGTCAACAATGCAGAGAACATGACCACCGAGATGCGGACCCGTTCTCACCGCAGCATCGCCCAAGACCTCGACGAGCTTGCCCGCAACATCGAGTTGAAGCTGCGCGGCTGA
- a CDS encoding TM0106 family RecB-like putative nuclease, with protein MYQEEKPWAPHDLVGCRYRRVQQARHPLTPPSEASQARAQRLVDARAEVFALLPTAPAKGDRRRLVRVDARGDWFATVEALASGANLITDAVLDGHDSGKYWEVHVDVLVRRDDGTYLPVIVNNHRVARPDARKKAQVLHTQRLGLGVPLQVGAKLRRHAADTYAAAMASRALERLGFSCPQAALIGQNRELAYLVDATAIQHSLDSALNAPTPTKAHRVKECASCRFWPFCEEELQTRDDISLMLPGGRSQIYLEEGISSVQQLIDANLGRPSRLAQAWREGVPVLSKVERTHHPRRDVEIDVDVEAYLDQGAYLWGTFDGEQYRPFVTWEGLDDEAEAANFAQFWTWLMGRREAAEGSFGVFCYSAHGENHWLQFSARRFHGKYPGVPSPEEVAAFIASDEWIDVFQQVSAQLEGPFGLGLKVVAPVAGYHWKDDIDGEESVNLYRAGAREVLLDYNADDCKATAAVRRWLDAGAPGVPRM; from the coding sequence GTGTATCAAGAGGAAAAGCCATGGGCGCCGCACGATCTTGTGGGTTGCCGCTACCGCCGAGTGCAGCAGGCGCGTCATCCACTGACCCCTCCTTCAGAAGCTTCGCAGGCGCGTGCCCAGAGGCTTGTCGACGCCCGCGCGGAAGTCTTCGCCCTGCTGCCAACGGCTCCTGCAAAGGGGGATCGCCGCCGTCTGGTGCGCGTGGACGCACGGGGCGACTGGTTCGCCACCGTGGAGGCGCTCGCCAGCGGCGCCAACCTCATCACCGACGCGGTACTGGATGGCCATGACTCCGGCAAGTACTGGGAAGTGCACGTGGATGTGCTGGTGCGCCGGGATGACGGCACCTATCTGCCGGTGATTGTGAATAATCACCGCGTGGCTCGTCCCGATGCGCGCAAGAAGGCGCAGGTCCTGCACACGCAGCGTCTGGGCCTTGGAGTGCCCCTGCAAGTGGGCGCGAAGCTGCGCCGACACGCCGCCGACACCTACGCCGCCGCCATGGCCTCCCGAGCCCTGGAGCGCCTCGGTTTTTCTTGCCCCCAAGCAGCGCTCATCGGCCAGAATAGGGAACTCGCTTACCTCGTGGACGCCACCGCGATTCAGCACAGCCTGGACAGCGCCCTCAACGCCCCCACCCCCACCAAAGCGCATCGCGTTAAGGAGTGCGCAAGCTGCCGTTTCTGGCCTTTTTGTGAGGAAGAACTGCAGACCAGAGACGATATTTCACTCATGCTCCCGGGTGGCCGCAGCCAAATATATCTAGAAGAGGGGATTAGCAGCGTCCAGCAGCTTATCGACGCCAACCTCGGCCGCCCCAGCCGCCTGGCTCAGGCATGGCGCGAGGGTGTGCCGGTGCTGTCGAAGGTGGAGCGTACTCACCATCCGCGCCGCGACGTTGAAATCGATGTGGATGTGGAGGCGTACCTGGATCAGGGCGCGTACCTGTGGGGCACGTTCGACGGCGAGCAGTATCGGCCCTTCGTTACGTGGGAGGGTCTTGATGATGAAGCGGAGGCCGCCAATTTTGCGCAGTTTTGGACGTGGCTCATGGGGCGTCGAGAAGCTGCCGAAGGCTCCTTCGGGGTGTTTTGCTATTCGGCGCACGGGGAGAATCACTGGCTGCAGTTCTCGGCGCGGCGTTTCCACGGCAAGTATCCGGGCGTGCCAAGCCCCGAGGAAGTGGCGGCGTTCATCGCCTCGGATGAGTGGATCGATGTGTTTCAGCAGGTCAGTGCCCAGCTTGAGGGGCCGTTCGGTTTGGGGTTGAAGGTGGTGGCGCCGGTGGCGGGCTATCACTGGAAAGACGATATCGATGGCGAGGAGAGCGTGAATCTTTACCGCGCCGGGGCGCGCGAGGTGCTTTTGGATTACAACGCCGACGATTGCAAAGCCACCGCCGCAGTGCGGCGATGGCTTGATGCTGGCGCGCCGGGTGTGCCCCGGATGTAG
- a CDS encoding multicopper oxidase domain-containing protein codes for MSDQPFGRFSRAAWHRKASKPVSLWLIALVLVSLVHWAIPNYRWLLIHMFTLGALSNSIMLWSQHFTEKFLHQQLEDDTRPRQLLRFRILNAGIVVTLIGQVAKDVPWHWVLTAIGATVVGLSLAYHAWFLGKQYLRADKTQRFAPCVLAYIASASCLPFGALFGALMAADIGWKDELKFAHLMVNMLGFVGFAAIGTLMLLFPTIWRTKSSGERPKIVLALMVVGVADAVIGGLLGAGPFAGIGVMVFLCGVLIAAFDWAKMIREVAKAPRDRVIFASLSVAIAPLWLLGALIVLAVRCVTASNINEVTLPTMALLIGFAAQLLIGVMSYLLPSNIGGGPAATRTGLAMYDTAGIFRSTLLNVGLGIWLYTDNSWLRVVTSILALGSLAIFAVLTPLAVKAQLGVIRKQREPVEAKARPAWGQATAALAVLALVLASFGGLGSGGQTSTVAAPAAVDATGEVTEINVEVEGMSFVPKVLEVPKGNNLRVNFTNTGDQAHDLKFANGVESGRLQPGESKTLEVGTISEPMLGWCTVAGHRQMGMELEVRPSGEAVAAKQTGGMQHEGTSTSKVTDPKDLNKDLIVNPELKPADGQKVHKVTLDVSEIAMPVSEGHNRGRWTFNGQVMGPTLRGKVGDRFEITLVNNGTMSHSVDFHAGMVSPDEVMRSIEPGESLQYNFTAEHAGAWLYHCGTMPMSLHLSAGMYGALIVDPPDLAPVDHEYFLVQSEVYGLDTSAEDPVDTDKLAANTPDAVVFNGLENQYLAEPWKIKKGETVRIWLVNAGPNDSLSFHIVGSQFHTTYKEGAYLLRDAEGGGASQALDLLAAQGGFVEATFPEAGTYTMVNHQFIDAERGAKGQIIVE; via the coding sequence ATGAGCGATCAACCTTTTGGACGATTTTCCCGCGCAGCTTGGCACCGCAAGGCGTCCAAACCGGTCTCCCTATGGTTGATCGCATTGGTGCTGGTCAGCCTCGTGCACTGGGCGATCCCCAACTATCGCTGGTTACTCATTCACATGTTCACCCTGGGCGCCCTGTCCAATTCGATCATGTTGTGGTCGCAGCACTTCACCGAGAAGTTCTTGCACCAACAGCTTGAAGACGACACCCGCCCCCGCCAGCTCCTTCGCTTTAGGATCTTGAACGCGGGCATCGTGGTGACGCTGATTGGGCAAGTGGCAAAAGACGTGCCCTGGCACTGGGTGCTCACGGCCATCGGCGCCACCGTGGTTGGCCTATCCCTGGCGTATCACGCCTGGTTCTTGGGCAAACAATATCTACGGGCGGACAAGACCCAACGCTTCGCTCCCTGCGTGTTAGCCTATATCGCTTCCGCCTCCTGCCTGCCCTTCGGCGCCCTCTTTGGTGCGCTCATGGCCGCAGACATCGGGTGGAAAGATGAGCTGAAGTTCGCACACCTCATGGTGAACATGTTGGGCTTCGTCGGTTTCGCGGCGATCGGTACCCTCATGCTCCTCTTCCCCACCATCTGGCGCACCAAATCCTCCGGGGAGCGCCCCAAGATCGTGCTGGCGCTCATGGTTGTGGGCGTGGCCGATGCGGTTATTGGTGGGTTGCTCGGGGCCGGGCCTTTCGCCGGCATCGGCGTCATGGTCTTCCTCTGCGGTGTGCTCATCGCCGCCTTCGATTGGGCGAAGATGATCCGCGAGGTTGCCAAAGCCCCACGCGATCGCGTGATCTTCGCAAGCCTCTCAGTAGCTATCGCTCCGCTGTGGCTGCTCGGCGCGCTCATCGTGCTCGCCGTGCGCTGCGTGACCGCCTCTAATATCAATGAGGTCACCCTCCCCACCATGGCGCTGCTCATCGGCTTTGCCGCCCAATTGCTCATCGGCGTCATGAGCTACTTACTGCCCTCCAATATCGGTGGAGGCCCAGCAGCCACGCGCACTGGCTTGGCCATGTATGACACAGCGGGCATCTTCCGCTCCACCTTGCTCAACGTTGGCCTCGGCATTTGGCTCTACACCGATAACTCCTGGCTGCGCGTGGTCACGTCCATTCTGGCGCTCGGTTCCCTGGCAATTTTCGCCGTGCTCACCCCACTGGCGGTGAAAGCGCAGCTCGGTGTTATCCGCAAGCAACGCGAGCCCGTAGAGGCGAAGGCTCGCCCCGCCTGGGGTCAGGCCACCGCCGCCCTCGCCGTCTTGGCGCTCGTGCTCGCGAGCTTCGGAGGTCTGGGCAGCGGTGGACAAACCAGCACCGTCGCAGCGCCCGCCGCCGTGGACGCCACCGGCGAGGTCACCGAGATCAACGTCGAGGTCGAAGGCATGAGCTTCGTTCCAAAGGTGCTGGAGGTGCCCAAGGGCAACAACCTGCGGGTGAATTTCACCAATACCGGCGATCAAGCGCATGATCTCAAATTCGCCAACGGCGTGGAATCCGGGCGTCTCCAACCGGGCGAATCCAAAACGCTAGAAGTAGGCACCATCAGCGAGCCCATGCTGGGCTGGTGCACCGTGGCGGGGCATCGCCAGATGGGCATGGAGCTCGAAGTGCGGCCCTCGGGAGAAGCAGTGGCGGCGAAGCAGACGGGCGGAATGCAACACGAGGGGACGTCGACAAGCAAAGTGACAGACCCCAAGGATCTGAACAAAGACCTCATCGTGAACCCCGAACTCAAGCCCGCCGACGGCCAGAAGGTGCACAAGGTCACCCTGGACGTTTCGGAAATCGCCATGCCCGTATCCGAGGGGCACAATCGTGGGCGCTGGACCTTCAATGGACAGGTGATGGGTCCAACGCTGCGCGGAAAAGTGGGCGACCGCTTTGAAATCACGCTGGTGAATAACGGCACGATGAGCCACTCCGTGGACTTCCATGCAGGCATGGTGTCCCCCGACGAGGTAATGCGCTCCATAGAACCTGGCGAATCCCTGCAATACAACTTCACCGCCGAACACGCCGGTGCCTGGCTCTACCACTGCGGCACCATGCCCATGAGTCTGCACCTTTCCGCAGGCATGTACGGCGCGCTCATCGTGGATCCGCCGGACCTGGCACCCGTAGATCACGAATACTTCCTGGTGCAATCCGAGGTTTACGGTCTGGACACCAGCGCCGAGGACCCCGTCGACACCGACAAACTCGCCGCCAACACCCCCGACGCCGTAGTGTTCAACGGCCTGGAAAACCAGTATCTAGCTGAGCCGTGGAAGATCAAGAAGGGCGAAACGGTGCGCATCTGGCTCGTCAACGCGGGTCCAAATGACTCGCTGAGCTTCCACATCGTGGGCTCGCAATTCCACACCACGTATAAGGAAGGCGCCTACTTGCTTCGCGACGCAGAAGGCGGCGGAGCCTCACAAGCCCTCGACCTGCTCGCGGCCCAAGGCGGCTTTGTAGAAGCGACATTCCCAGAAGCGGGAACCTACACCATGGTCAATCACCAATTCATCGACGCCGAACGCGGCGCCAAAGGCCAGATCATCGTGGAATAG
- a CDS encoding MFS transporter, producing MSTSEGLRRGTPTYRRAVLALLAAGLATFGALYCTQAMLPVLAQELAVSPTTAALTISAPTGALALCIVPASILSERFGRGRVLVVAALAATTVGLLLPLAQSSTTLIILRALQGACIAGVPAVAMTWLSEEISGRDQPHAMGIYIAGNAFGGLLGRMIPALLLEVTSWRWALFGASITAFLMAVIMVWLLPKQRRFQSRALHLGDELRAMADHWRTPELAVLFFFGFVSLGVFVSLYNYVGFRMMHTFGLSEALAGSVFLLYLAGSWSSARAGKWAGRLGRGRALTLGASAMVAGLIFTVPTNLPLTLLGMLLFTAAFFFVHSTASSWVGRLATHHRAEGASMYLLSYYVGSSVLGWLSGYSFSTLPWLGFAFTLALWPLALVGASWVLRRKAS from the coding sequence ATGTCTACATCCGAAGGCCTCCGCAGAGGCACCCCAACATACCGCCGCGCCGTCCTTGCGCTGCTTGCGGCTGGGTTGGCTACGTTCGGGGCGTTGTACTGCACGCAGGCAATGTTGCCGGTGCTGGCTCAGGAATTGGCCGTGAGCCCAACCACGGCGGCGTTGACGATCTCGGCGCCCACGGGCGCGTTGGCGCTGTGCATTGTTCCGGCGTCGATTCTTTCGGAGCGTTTTGGTCGCGGCAGGGTGTTGGTGGTGGCGGCATTGGCGGCAACTACGGTGGGTTTGTTGCTGCCGCTGGCGCAAAGTAGTACTACTTTGATCATTTTGCGCGCGTTGCAGGGCGCCTGCATTGCTGGTGTTCCTGCGGTGGCGATGACGTGGCTGAGTGAAGAGATTTCGGGCCGCGATCAACCTCATGCGATGGGGATCTATATTGCTGGCAATGCGTTTGGGGGTCTGCTTGGCCGCATGATTCCTGCGTTGCTGCTGGAGGTCACGTCCTGGCGTTGGGCGCTGTTTGGCGCTTCAATCACGGCTTTTCTGATGGCGGTGATCATGGTGTGGTTGTTGCCAAAGCAGCGTCGTTTCCAGTCGCGCGCTCTGCACTTGGGGGATGAGCTTCGTGCGATGGCGGATCATTGGCGCACGCCTGAGCTTGCGGTGTTGTTCTTCTTTGGTTTCGTCAGCTTGGGTGTGTTCGTCTCCTTGTACAACTACGTGGGCTTTCGAATGATGCACACGTTCGGGCTTTCCGAAGCCCTCGCCGGCTCGGTGTTTTTGCTGTACTTGGCGGGTTCGTGGAGTTCGGCGCGTGCGGGCAAGTGGGCTGGGCGCCTCGGTCGGGGACGGGCGCTCACGCTGGGGGCGTCGGCGATGGTCGCGGGCCTGATCTTTACGGTGCCGACCAATCTGCCGTTGACGTTGCTGGGCATGCTGCTGTTTACCGCAGCGTTCTTCTTTGTGCATTCAACGGCTTCAAGCTGGGTTGGGCGATTGGCCACCCATCACCGAGCGGAGGGCGCGAGCATGTACCTGCTCAGTTATTATGTGGGCTCTTCGGTACTGGGGTGGCTTTCGGGCTATAGCTTTTCGACGCTCCCGTGGCTAGGTTTCGCGTTCACGCTCGCGCTTTGGCCATTGGCTTTGGTGGGGGCGTCGTGGGTGCTGCGTCGAAAAGCTAGTTGA
- a CDS encoding superoxide dismutase, translating into MAKYELPELDYAYDALEPHISAEIMELHHSKHHQNYVNGANKALERLADAREQGYIGDAVTALTKDLAFNLGGHTNHSIFWKNLSPNGGGEPTGALADAIKEEFGSFEAFKKHFSAAALGLQGSGWAVLGYDHIGGRLVIEQLTDQQGNISANLTPLLMLDMWEHAFYLQYKNVKADYVEAVWNVFNWDDVQARFEAASK; encoded by the coding sequence ATGGCTAAGTACGAACTTCCTGAGCTCGACTACGCATACGACGCTCTTGAGCCCCACATCTCCGCAGAGATCATGGAGCTCCACCACTCCAAGCACCACCAGAATTACGTCAATGGTGCAAACAAGGCTCTCGAGCGCCTCGCAGACGCGCGCGAGCAGGGCTACATCGGCGACGCCGTCACCGCCCTGACCAAGGACCTCGCCTTCAACCTCGGCGGCCACACCAACCACTCCATCTTCTGGAAGAACCTCTCCCCCAACGGTGGCGGCGAGCCTACCGGCGCGCTGGCAGATGCCATTAAGGAAGAGTTCGGCTCCTTCGAGGCCTTCAAGAAGCACTTCTCCGCTGCAGCTCTGGGCCTGCAGGGCTCCGGCTGGGCAGTCCTCGGTTATGATCACATCGGCGGCCGTCTCGTCATCGAGCAGCTCACCGACCAGCAGGGCAACATCTCCGCCAACCTCACCCCACTGCTCATGCTCGACATGTGGGAGCACGCCTTCTACCTGCAGTACAAGAACGTGAAGGCTGATTACGTTGAGGCCGTGTGGAACGTCTTCAACTGGGATGACGTTCAGGCTCGTTTCGAGGCCGCTTCCAAGTAA
- the msrA gene encoding peptide-methionine (S)-S-oxide reductase MsrA produces MGWLFAREPELVDADRALKGGRHPVLEHPRPHAVLGTSLTGPWDDELRELYVGLGCFWGAEKLFWQTEGVKVTSVGYAGGITENPTYREVCSGRTNHTEIVHIVYDPKQVSFEQLVAVALEAHDPTQGYRQGNDVGTQYRSAIYTQTSEEAEVAQRMVDAYGAKLAVHGFSTITTEVKPLADTPAGRYFLAEDEHQQYLHKNPGGYCPHHSTGVACGVE; encoded by the coding sequence ATGGGATGGCTGTTTGCAAGGGAACCCGAATTGGTAGACGCTGATCGCGCGCTAAAAGGTGGACGGCACCCCGTGTTGGAGCATCCACGCCCGCACGCGGTACTGGGGACTTCGCTCACCGGACCTTGGGATGACGAACTTCGCGAACTCTACGTGGGCCTTGGGTGTTTTTGGGGCGCTGAGAAGCTGTTTTGGCAGACAGAGGGCGTGAAAGTGACCTCGGTTGGCTATGCCGGAGGTATCACGGAAAACCCCACCTACCGGGAGGTGTGTTCGGGGCGCACGAATCACACGGAAATCGTGCATATCGTCTATGACCCAAAGCAGGTGAGCTTTGAACAGCTCGTGGCCGTCGCCCTTGAAGCGCACGACCCGACGCAGGGCTATCGCCAGGGCAATGATGTGGGGACACAGTACCGATCGGCGATCTATACCCAAACCTCAGAGGAAGCTGAAGTAGCGCAGCGGATGGTGGACGCCTATGGTGCAAAGCTTGCGGTTCACGGCTTTTCGACGATCACCACCGAGGTCAAACCCCTCGCCGACACCCCGGCTGGCAGGTACTTCCTCGCCGAAGACGAGCACCAGCAGTATCTGCACAAGAATCCGGGTGGCTACTGCCCGCATCACTCAACGGGAGTGGCGTGCGGCGTGGAGTAG
- the cas7g gene encoding type I-G CRISPR-associated RAMP protein Csb1/Cas7g, producing the protein MISYDDLLKACRRGGASTLTSVTELQPAAGPHASVAPAKFVSGNTSTFAFEERFVDGKAVGVVVIDSKQSQINRAESALAQSIRDGEAVVSRVPRLVVSYEAKKELMDLELPHRAFDGHIRAANLDGTPVTQTEEFKALRNSTPGNARPLLEASPFSLVGGVWDSTRREDQVRFRSVMVGEIIGVLGNQETPARDLASRRGGARVDPVALSVQLTGPELQEILDAQRDELSPGSIETVEKKIKKLKKGERASASNLGLGAIPPQLDALGGVSCSRILRSWVLSFAALRQIRFGAGTEGDAACRALLAALAIAAIARSEEELNLRANCDLRESGEPVVTLDERFGKERTLNPFSVEAADELLEQAILNAREKAGVEWNGQELRFVGNPAIIHGAVDAEEAES; encoded by the coding sequence ATGATCTCCTACGACGATTTGTTGAAAGCCTGTCGGCGCGGCGGTGCAAGCACCCTCACCTCGGTCACCGAGCTCCAGCCTGCGGCTGGACCCCACGCTTCGGTGGCGCCAGCCAAGTTTGTGAGCGGCAACACTTCCACCTTTGCTTTCGAAGAACGCTTCGTTGATGGCAAAGCTGTCGGGGTAGTTGTCATTGACAGCAAACAAAGCCAGATCAACCGCGCGGAGTCCGCCCTCGCCCAGTCGATCAGGGATGGTGAAGCGGTAGTGAGTCGTGTGCCACGATTGGTCGTTAGCTACGAGGCGAAGAAAGAGCTGATGGATCTTGAACTGCCACACCGTGCATTCGATGGCCATATCCGGGCTGCCAACCTCGATGGCACGCCGGTCACACAGACTGAGGAATTTAAAGCGTTGCGCAATTCCACTCCCGGCAATGCGCGGCCACTCCTGGAGGCTTCGCCTTTCAGTCTCGTCGGCGGTGTGTGGGACTCCACCCGCAGAGAGGATCAGGTTCGTTTCCGCAGCGTGATGGTCGGTGAGATCATTGGTGTACTCGGTAACCAAGAAACTCCGGCCAGAGATCTCGCTTCGCGGCGCGGAGGTGCCCGAGTTGATCCGGTGGCGCTCAGTGTGCAGCTGACGGGCCCCGAGTTGCAGGAAATCCTCGATGCGCAACGCGACGAGCTCAGCCCTGGAAGCATTGAAACGGTTGAAAAGAAGATCAAGAAGCTTAAGAAGGGGGAAAGGGCTTCAGCTTCTAACCTAGGCCTCGGTGCCATTCCGCCACAGTTGGATGCACTCGGTGGGGTGTCCTGCTCCAGGATTCTTCGATCCTGGGTCCTGAGCTTTGCTGCTCTGCGCCAGATCCGATTTGGTGCCGGTACCGAAGGTGATGCCGCCTGCCGCGCCTTGCTTGCCGCGCTCGCGATTGCGGCAATTGCCCGTTCGGAAGAGGAACTCAACCTCCGCGCCAATTGTGATCTTCGAGAATCGGGCGAACCGGTGGTTACCCTGGATGAACGATTCGGCAAGGAACGCACTTTGAATCCGTTCAGCGTCGAAGCCGCAGATGAATTGTTGGAGCAAGCGATTCTGAATGCGCGCGAAAAGGCGGGAGTGGAATGGAATGGCCAGGAGCTCCGTTTTGTGGGCAATCCCGCCATCATCCACGGTGCCGTCGATGCAGAGGAAGCGGAGTCATAG
- the csb2 gene encoding type I-G CRISPR-associated protein Csb2, translating into MPTLDISATFPLGVYLGHRADGSPDPFPDIARLHSALLHAAATGTTAKEQDGRVQPSEDGLAALRWLEEHPPSRLHVPTHRRQSNDENRITYRNEGWFEKSKFKVSARRMSEGTTFDGPIAYSWDDVPEAVVETVFELCSDVAVLGEGGSLVKLEHRSLPPTLVLDTEASMFTPGGEYIRGVAPGRTDALIQAFEAANPGKGKAQKTAKKEDSRTAEATTTGLRDLRYRRPDAPASSTPWDQVLLLELDGDVIPEQHRQAWCVAMHRAIIAAIQSGVPPMVTGQYPKTMPDRPSNHLSIQYLTKEQVERHGLQNHAIALLLPNDATAEDLIRLAQGLESIRTLRCKYGRRRLEFNGVAVRAEEFWEAPKPGSYRLWLPTPLAVTEVRSPKRSRTGGRPWGLADAGLVSIALAWSAFLPKVKGNSDERHIARHEKARNYGVRVARTTLRAANTQHFIYKTRKGSVPQMWTGLIDLGELAPTTVMAAIGQSRHLGGGLLVPVDVPEALVTTLMGGN; encoded by the coding sequence ATGCCGACGCTCGATATCTCCGCGACCTTCCCGTTGGGGGTGTACTTGGGGCATCGGGCCGATGGTTCACCCGATCCTTTCCCCGATATTGCACGACTGCACTCGGCGTTGCTGCATGCTGCGGCCACGGGTACCACAGCAAAGGAACAAGATGGACGAGTGCAGCCGAGCGAAGACGGCCTGGCTGCGTTGCGTTGGCTGGAGGAACATCCTCCCAGCAGGCTGCATGTTCCAACGCACCGGAGACAATCAAATGATGAAAACCGAATTACCTATCGCAATGAAGGTTGGTTTGAGAAATCTAAGTTCAAAGTGTCCGCCCGCAGGATGTCCGAAGGAACAACCTTTGATGGTCCAATAGCTTACAGCTGGGACGATGTGCCCGAGGCGGTCGTTGAAACCGTGTTTGAGTTGTGTAGTGACGTTGCGGTGCTTGGTGAAGGTGGCAGCCTAGTCAAGCTCGAGCACCGCTCGCTACCACCAACGCTGGTGCTAGATACTGAGGCCTCCATGTTTACCCCAGGTGGCGAGTATATTCGCGGTGTGGCACCTGGACGTACCGACGCGCTCATCCAGGCTTTCGAAGCAGCAAACCCGGGGAAGGGGAAGGCGCAAAAGACCGCGAAAAAAGAAGATTCACGTACAGCCGAGGCGACAACCACTGGTTTGCGTGATCTGCGATATCGCCGACCGGATGCGCCAGCGTCTAGTACCCCGTGGGATCAAGTGCTCCTGCTCGAGCTCGATGGTGATGTAATCCCCGAACAGCATCGTCAGGCGTGGTGTGTTGCGATGCACCGAGCCATCATTGCTGCCATCCAATCCGGTGTACCGCCGATGGTGACGGGGCAATATCCGAAGACCATGCCTGATCGTCCCTCGAATCACCTCAGCATTCAGTATTTAACCAAGGAACAGGTGGAACGTCATGGGCTGCAGAATCATGCCATTGCTTTGTTGCTTCCAAATGACGCCACAGCAGAGGATTTGATACGGCTCGCTCAAGGCCTTGAAAGTATTCGAACCCTACGCTGCAAATACGGCAGGCGACGTCTCGAATTCAACGGCGTCGCGGTCAGGGCAGAAGAGTTTTGGGAAGCGCCGAAGCCGGGATCATACCGGCTATGGTTGCCAACCCCGCTTGCAGTGACCGAAGTCCGAAGCCCCAAGCGATCAAGGACTGGTGGGCGACCGTGGGGTTTGGCGGATGCGGGCCTGGTTTCGATCGCCTTGGCGTGGAGCGCATTTCTGCCGAAGGTGAAAGGCAACTCGGATGAACGGCATATCGCCCGCCACGAGAAAGCTCGTAACTATGGGGTGCGCGTGGCTCGAACTACGCTTCGCGCAGCGAACACACAGCATTTCATTTACAAGACCCGTAAAGGCAGTGTGCCCCAGATGTGGACAGGCCTTATCGATTTGGGCGAACTGGCACCGACGACTGTCATGGCCGCCATCGGACAGAGCCGACACCTCGGCGGGGGGCTGCTGGTGCCTGTAGACGTCCCCGAAGCCCTTGTGACAACGCTGATGGGAGGCAACTAA